CTGGTGGCGGCGACCGACAAGGTCGCGGCGGCGCTGGACACCAACAAGCTGATCGCGCTCAACAAGGCAGTCGACGTGGACCGCAAGACGCCGCAGGTGGCGGCGCAGGAGTTCGCGGCCTCGGCCGGGCTCACCTCGGGGCTGTCCGGCGGCAGCGGCGCGGTGAAGATCGGCGCGGCGAACTTCTCGGAGAGCCAGACGCTCGCCGAGCTCTACAAGATCGCGCTGACCGCGGCCGGGTTCCAGGCGAGCGTGCAGACGGCGGGCAACCGGGAGCTCTACGAACCGGCGCTGGAGCGGGGCGAGATCATGGTCTTCCCCGAGTACGCCGCCACGTTCACCGAGTTCCTCAACCAGAAGGCGAACGGCAAGGACGCGGCGCCCAAGGCGAGCGGCGACATCGACGCCACGATGGCCGCCGCCAAGGAGCTGGGCGGCAAGGTCGGCCTGAGCTTCGGTACGCCGTCGCCCGCCGCCGACCAGAACTCGTTCGCGGTGACCACGGCGTTCGCGGAGAAGAACGGCGTGAAGACGCTCTCGGACTTCGCCGCGAAGTGCTCCGGCCAGGCGTCGATCCTCGCCGGACCGCCGGAGTGCCCGCAGCGGCCCTTCTGCCAGCCCGGGCTCAAGGACACCTATGGGATCAGCTTCGGCGCCTTCCACCAGGCCGACTCGGGCGGCCCGCAGACCAAGACCGAGCTGACCACCGGCAAGGCCACGGTCGGACTGGTCTTCTCCTCCGACGGCAGCCTCGCGGCGAGCTGAGCGCGCAGGTTCGCCGCGCGGAGCGAGCAGACCGCGCTGTGCCGCGAACATAATCGCCGTGCGGGCTCCGGTGGGGGAGTGGCAGGATGTGGCCGTGTCGTATCAGGTGAGAATGCTGACCGTCGAAGATCGCGTAGCAGCCTGGGAGCTGGGCAGCACCGCCTTCGGCTACCGGGACCGGCCGATGGGCGAGGACTGGTCCCCGGTGAAGATCGGGTGGATCTCGTGGGGTGTCTTCGACGCCGACGGGCGGCTGCTCGCCAAGGCCGTCGACCTGGAGCAGGGCCAGTGGTTCGGTGGCCGGGTCGTGCCCTCCTGCGGGCTCGCCGGTGTCGCGGTCGCCGCGGAGTCCCGCAACCGCGGTCTGGGCCGGATCGTGCTGACCAGGCTGTTCGCCGAGGTACGCGACCGGGGCGCCGCCATCGTCAGCCTCTTCCCGACGACGCCGTTCCCCTACCGCGCGCTCGGCTGCGA
This portion of the Allocatelliglobosispora scoriae genome encodes:
- a CDS encoding glycine betaine ABC transporter substrate-binding protein, whose product is MWTRTGMVVFGVVVLAAGVAGCGESGSSGTTAPVSVSGAGCAPVAGSQLVVLTDDKKLQNSDNIVAVINTKASTPALVAATDKVAAALDTNKLIALNKAVDVDRKTPQVAAQEFAASAGLTSGLSGGSGAVKIGAANFSESQTLAELYKIALTAAGFQASVQTAGNRELYEPALERGEIMVFPEYAATFTEFLNQKANGKDAAPKASGDIDATMAAAKELGGKVGLSFGTPSPAADQNSFAVTTAFAEKNGVKTLSDFAAKCSGQASILAGPPECPQRPFCQPGLKDTYGISFGAFHQADSGGPQTKTELTTGKATVGLVFSSDGSLAAS